Genomic DNA from bacterium:
ACGAGGAGATCGCCCGCCGCAGCCTGGGCGAAGCTCTCGGCGAGGAAGTCGGGCGCGCTGTCCGTGCCCGCATTGAGGAAGAGGTGCAGCTTGCCGTCGAGGGCGCCGACGACGAGGTCCCGGCGGGCGTCGGCGTTCCAATCCTCGAAGACCGGCGTCGCGCGCATCCCGACATCGATCGTCACCTTGCTACCCGGTGTACCCACCTGCAGGAGCTCGCCGGCGCCGAGCAGTGGTGACCCCGGCGCCCCCTCGTTCAGGTAGAGCGTGACCGTGCCGTTCGCGCTGCCGACGAGCAGATCGGGCAGCAGGTCCGCGTTCCAGAAGACGACGCGCGGGAAGGCCCCGAGGCAACCCTCCCCCGGCACCGCGAGGTCCTGGCCGGCGGCCTGGAGGTGGCTGGAGCCGGCGAAGGCGGGCGCCCCCGCCGTCCCGATATTGAGGAAGAGGTGCACGGTCCCGGCGAGGGTACCGCCGCCTTCCCCCACGAGCAGGTCCGCGAGCCCGTCGCCGTTCCAGTCGGCGAAACAGGGCACTGAGTAGCCGCTGACCTGCAGGTCGACGCCACCCGCCTGGACCAGGGATTCGGCGCCGAGGCTGAGGATCAAGGCCGGGGCATTCCCCACCGCGAGCGCGAGGGTCAGCCCGGCGAGAGCGAGGACTGCAATTGCACGTCGCATGCGGCACGCTCCTTGGCGGCCGCGGGGCAATGAGGGTGCCAAGAGCATAGCACCCCCGAGCCGAAAGGGGAATCAAAACAGGGGCAGGGCCTGCAGCAGGACGACACTGCGATCCGCCACGCGATAGGCGCCGCCCGGCAACGCGGGCGCGGCCGGCGGCAGGCGCAGGTCCTCGCCCGGCGGCAGGCTGGTGTCGAGCACGCGATGCCAGGCCGCGCCCGGGCCCGGCGGCGGCAGCGCGAAGTCCAGCGGCTCCCGCCAGGCGTTGAGGCACAGGTGCAGGCGCTCGCCCTCGCGCTCGCGGCTCAAGGTGAAGGCCAGGCTGCGCGAGCTGGGCGACCAGTCGGGCTGGCCCAGGCGCACGCCGTGCCACTGGATCAGCGTGCCGCCCGCGCCGTCC
This window encodes:
- a CDS encoding VCBS repeat-containing protein, with protein sequence MRRAIAVLALAGLTLALAVGNAPALILSLGAESLVQAGGVDLQVSGYSVPCFADWNGDGLADLLVGEGGGTLAGTVHLFLNIGTAGAPAFAGSSHLQAAGQDLAVPGEGCLGAFPRVVFWNADLLPDLLVGSANGTVTLYLNEGAPGSPLLGAGELLQVGTPGSKVTIDVGMRATPVFEDWNADARRDLVVGALDGKLHLFLNAGTDSAPDFLAESFAQAAAGDLLVPSGRSSPALADLNEDGRLDLLTGNTNGEILFFANIGSAAAPLFGDFLRVPAAGVPIDYAGTPRTRPFLCDWTGDGWFDLLIGLGDGKVHLLQGAPTD